Proteins co-encoded in one Kribbella solani genomic window:
- a CDS encoding alpha-L-rhamnosidase N-terminal domain-containing protein — MGSTEPADGHPAGQWTGQGDWNGLGDRTGRARWVGQWVWAGETALGGPTAAQPYGALDRSRFDRRVLFRKTFDLATLPDAAALRISADARYLLYLNGQEIGTGPVRHGPRQLSYDAYDVLPALQQGRNVIAVLARFYGHPVPWWEPSPPSFTMGGGGLVAELALDDEVIGSDESWRYQPGDAWQPGEPMGVLVTQLPEVLDARLLDPAWTEAGFDDSQWLQATVLAEHSIVGASGATRPPTEPWGVLSARPIPHLDGETRTATILSSHPCTQSAEDDPRTNLRTALDSTPIDHGRNRLVVADFGMVVSGRIDLEVVAPEGSVIDGALLEVPTVAALDSSPVFRYTIRGSNDRYNSTDSVGGRYLVLVVAEGTEITEIQLKEQLRPRVPVPPFSSSDERLDEIYRIGLRTVDLTAHDAYVDCPTREQRAWTGDAVVHQSVDLIANQDWSLARWNPRLLAQPRVDGLLPMVVAGDFATPNIPTIPDWSLHWIRSVHNLYTHTGDRALVASLLGTAEGILRWFEPYVDEREVISNVPGWVLIDWSPVQVRGASAALNALVARGLLDFAEMSDWLGDTGRAEWARTFHDRLRTGFEAFWDADRRAYRDNLVAGRIGSSVSEHVAAAAICGDLVPAERKDDVRRLLLDRDAMFTDSPLADHGGDARGPVDGQPVSARPDPEWDTKRLVVGAQPFFRYVVHDALALLGAADEIAPLCLDWIALLKDAPTAFRECWEGGSYCHGWSATPTRDLVRYTLGISPAEPGFTTVRVAPRLGHLTHAKGAAPTPYGVISVAVTGQRVEVDSPLPVELVSRSGRTTRHPAGRFDAEI, encoded by the coding sequence GACCGGGCGGGCGCGGTGGGTTGGGCAGTGGGTTTGGGCGGGGGAGACGGCGTTGGGTGGGCCGACGGCGGCGCAGCCGTACGGGGCGCTTGATCGGTCGCGGTTCGATCGGCGGGTGCTGTTCCGTAAGACGTTCGACCTGGCAACGCTGCCGGATGCCGCCGCGCTGCGGATCAGCGCGGACGCGCGCTACCTCCTGTACCTCAACGGGCAGGAGATCGGCACCGGCCCGGTACGCCACGGCCCCCGCCAGTTGTCGTACGACGCGTACGACGTACTGCCCGCACTCCAGCAAGGGCGCAACGTGATCGCAGTACTGGCACGCTTCTACGGGCATCCGGTCCCGTGGTGGGAGCCGTCACCGCCGAGCTTCACGATGGGTGGTGGCGGACTGGTCGCCGAGCTGGCGCTGGATGACGAGGTCATCGGGTCGGACGAGAGCTGGCGCTACCAGCCGGGTGATGCTTGGCAGCCGGGCGAGCCGATGGGCGTTCTGGTCACTCAGCTACCCGAGGTGCTCGACGCGCGGCTGCTCGATCCGGCGTGGACCGAGGCCGGGTTCGATGACAGTCAGTGGCTGCAGGCAACTGTCCTGGCTGAGCATTCGATCGTCGGCGCGAGCGGAGCGACTCGTCCGCCGACCGAGCCGTGGGGCGTACTGAGCGCCCGGCCGATCCCGCACCTGGACGGCGAGACCCGCACCGCAACCATCCTCTCGAGTCACCCCTGCACCCAGTCCGCTGAGGATGACCCGCGCACCAACTTGCGTACCGCGTTGGACTCCACGCCGATCGACCATGGCAGGAATCGCTTGGTGGTGGCGGACTTCGGAATGGTGGTCAGTGGGCGGATCGACCTGGAGGTCGTGGCGCCGGAAGGCTCCGTGATCGACGGTGCCTTGCTGGAAGTGCCAACGGTTGCGGCGCTCGACAGCAGCCCGGTGTTTCGGTATACCATCCGCGGATCGAACGATCGCTACAACTCGACCGACTCGGTCGGCGGTCGGTACCTGGTGCTTGTAGTTGCTGAAGGCACCGAAATCACGGAGATCCAGCTGAAGGAGCAGTTGCGCCCGCGCGTACCCGTCCCCCCGTTCAGCTCCAGCGACGAGCGCCTCGACGAGATCTACCGCATCGGTCTTCGTACCGTCGATCTCACCGCACACGACGCGTACGTCGATTGCCCAACGCGGGAGCAGCGCGCCTGGACGGGCGATGCCGTCGTACACCAGTCAGTCGACCTGATCGCCAACCAGGACTGGAGTTTGGCGCGCTGGAACCCGCGGCTGCTCGCTCAACCCCGGGTGGACGGCCTGCTGCCGATGGTGGTGGCCGGCGACTTCGCGACCCCGAACATCCCGACCATCCCGGACTGGTCACTGCACTGGATCCGTTCGGTGCACAACCTGTACACGCACACCGGCGACCGCGCTCTCGTCGCGAGCCTCCTCGGTACGGCGGAGGGCATCCTGCGCTGGTTCGAACCGTACGTCGACGAGCGCGAGGTGATCAGCAACGTACCAGGCTGGGTCCTGATCGACTGGTCGCCAGTTCAGGTACGAGGCGCGAGCGCGGCCCTGAACGCACTGGTAGCGCGCGGCCTACTGGACTTCGCCGAAATGTCGGACTGGCTCGGAGACACCGGCCGCGCAGAGTGGGCGCGTACTTTCCACGATCGGCTGCGAACAGGTTTCGAAGCTTTCTGGGACGCGGACCGACGCGCGTACCGCGACAATCTCGTCGCCGGGCGGATCGGCTCGTCGGTCAGCGAGCACGTCGCGGCCGCGGCGATCTGCGGCGATCTGGTTCCGGCGGAGCGGAAAGACGATGTCCGCCGCCTGCTGCTCGACCGCGACGCGATGTTCACCGACAGCCCGCTGGCCGACCACGGCGGCGACGCCCGCGGTCCGGTCGACGGTCAGCCGGTCTCCGCGCGCCCCGACCCGGAATGGGATACCAAACGCCTCGTGGTCGGCGCCCAGCCGTTCTTCCGGTACGTCGTCCACGACGCGCTTGCCCTGCTCGGTGCCGCAGACGAGATCGCGCCGCTGTGCCTGGACTGGATCGCGCTGCTCAAGGACGCTCCGACTGCCTTTCGCGAATGCTGGGAAGGCGGCTCGTACTGTCACGGCTGGTCGGCGACGCCCACCCGTGACCTGGTCCGCTACACCCTCGGCATCAGCCCGGCCGAACCTGGCTTCACCACGGTCCGCGTCGCGCCTCGGCTCGGTCACCTGACCCACGCGAAGGGCGCCGCGCCGACCCCGTACGGCGTGATCTCGGTCGCCGTCACCGGGCAGCGGGTCGAGGTGGATTCGCCGCTCCCCGTCGAGCTCGTGAGCCGATCGGGCCGCACCACCCGCCATCCGGCCGGGCGCTTCGACGCCGAGATCTGA